A DNA window from Sulfitobacter noctilucicola contains the following coding sequences:
- a CDS encoding succinylglutamate desuccinylase/aspartoacylase family protein, with the protein MPRPAFEIAGESIAAGTSANIALPVSILPDHTPVALNVQVHHGKRDGPTMCVSAAVHGDEVIGVEIVRRLLRAPQLKSLRGTLLVVPVVNSFGFLSRSRYLPDRRDLNRCFPGHPSGSMGSRLAHIFLQDVVLRCDFGIDLHSAAIHRTNLPQVRISPEDPFTRQMALDFGAPVVLTSPLRDGSLRGVAAQAGTPMLLYEAGEGLRFDEMAVRAGVAGILRVMRGKDMLPAKGIARAKVAPHFCSSSKWLRAPAGGLLRTFRAEGETVAQGDVLATVSDPFGDVETDLLAPAAGILIGRAILPVVNEGDAVFHLAKLSPTADEATVDDLSTQLETDPLFDEDEII; encoded by the coding sequence ATGCCGCGTCCCGCCTTTGAAATTGCCGGTGAGAGCATTGCAGCGGGCACATCGGCAAACATCGCCCTGCCCGTTTCAATCCTCCCAGATCACACGCCAGTTGCATTGAACGTACAGGTCCATCACGGCAAACGCGACGGGCCTACAATGTGTGTGAGTGCTGCCGTCCACGGCGACGAGGTGATCGGGGTCGAGATTGTGCGCCGCCTGCTCCGTGCGCCGCAGCTCAAATCACTGCGTGGCACGTTGCTTGTTGTTCCTGTGGTCAACTCCTTTGGATTTCTGTCACGCTCGCGCTATCTGCCGGACCGGCGCGACCTGAACCGCTGCTTTCCCGGCCACCCATCAGGCTCAATGGGGTCACGGCTGGCGCATATTTTCCTGCAGGACGTGGTGCTGCGCTGTGATTTCGGCATCGACCTGCATTCAGCGGCCATTCATCGCACAAACCTGCCGCAGGTACGTATCTCGCCGGAAGATCCCTTTACGCGCCAGATGGCGCTGGATTTCGGTGCACCTGTGGTGCTGACCTCGCCGTTGCGGGACGGATCATTACGGGGCGTTGCCGCGCAGGCTGGTACGCCGATGCTGCTGTACGAAGCGGGCGAAGGTCTGCGCTTTGATGAAATGGCTGTGCGGGCGGGCGTCGCCGGTATTCTGCGCGTGATGCGGGGCAAGGATATGCTGCCCGCGAAAGGCATTGCGCGGGCCAAGGTCGCCCCACATTTTTGTAGCAGCTCCAAATGGCTGCGTGCCCCGGCAGGCGGTCTGCTGCGCACGTTCCGCGCTGAGGGGGAGACCGTCGCACAGGGCGATGTTCTGGCCACGGTCTCCGACCCCTTCGGGGATGTGGAAACCGACCTTCTGGCACCGGCGGCGGGTATCCTGATCGGGCGGGCCATCCTGCCTGTGGTCAATGAAGGGGATGCCGTTTTCCATCTGGCCAAGCTAAGCCCGACAGCGGACGAAGCCACGGTGGACGATCTGTCAACGCAGCTTGAAACCGATCCCTTGTTCGACGAAGACGAGATTATCTGA
- a CDS encoding divergent polysaccharide deacetylase family protein, translating into MAERAGDVGMAGGFLSGALWGGVVSLGVGAVASVMVPVAQAPRVDATAMDGAEAPTAPEVSVVTPDASLSAPDQVVRNDPASDQPEPPAVDTLSTIETEAPSAPREPQSAIISGLDAPSEGDASGPLALNAEDPVFPNPQALAPMLPQEPDTVSVDTAPADLPDPAPQQGTDPNGEASTTDPEAPAAVTVQEDDAQEDPAPVESETAATPEQETPPVEGTASVPQTARVDQGAETDTLTPDTPAEQQADGTPNAPEADQQATLQPVEPPSILAPATEEPETAGDETPTETEDAPEVAMLAPTVRPQLGTPAVSLTERDSAVRIRRPEAETAEGGGEEVTVINEDRSARGSDLRPIVQFGQRFTNPDGKPLMGIVLIDDGTSPTTGASGIAALRSFPYSLNIAVDSSLADATERMKLYREAGFEVMAMVDLPGGARASDVETTLGVTLAQLGEVVGVLEGPQGGLQSSREVSDQVAAILAQSGHGLVTQDKGLNTMPKLARKEGVPADPVFRDFDSKGQTATVIRRFLDQAAFKAGQEGAVIMLGRLRPDTISALLLWGLQDRAGQVAIAPISAVLTRENAGG; encoded by the coding sequence ATGGCCGAGCGAGCAGGAGATGTCGGGATGGCAGGCGGTTTTCTAAGCGGCGCGCTATGGGGCGGAGTGGTCAGCCTCGGAGTTGGTGCTGTTGCATCGGTCATGGTACCGGTTGCGCAAGCTCCGCGCGTGGACGCAACCGCAATGGACGGGGCGGAAGCACCCACGGCACCCGAAGTGTCGGTTGTGACACCCGACGCCAGTCTGAGCGCGCCCGATCAGGTGGTACGGAACGACCCCGCCTCGGACCAGCCAGAGCCGCCAGCCGTCGACACGCTTTCGACCATAGAAACCGAAGCGCCCTCGGCCCCTCGGGAGCCACAATCGGCAATCATCTCAGGTCTGGATGCGCCATCTGAGGGCGATGCGTCAGGCCCCCTTGCGCTAAACGCCGAAGATCCGGTGTTCCCCAACCCTCAGGCACTGGCCCCTATGTTGCCGCAGGAGCCTGATACGGTAAGCGTTGACACAGCCCCCGCTGATCTGCCCGACCCGGCACCTCAGCAGGGTACAGACCCGAATGGTGAGGCATCCACTACCGATCCCGAAGCACCAGCCGCCGTGACTGTCCAAGAGGATGACGCTCAGGAAGACCCCGCACCAGTAGAAAGCGAAACCGCAGCGACGCCCGAACAGGAGACACCACCGGTGGAAGGCACGGCCTCCGTGCCGCAGACCGCCCGCGTGGATCAGGGGGCTGAGACGGACACGCTGACACCTGATACACCGGCAGAACAGCAAGCAGACGGTACGCCGAACGCACCTGAGGCCGATCAGCAAGCCACGCTGCAACCCGTGGAGCCGCCATCCATTCTGGCCCCAGCGACGGAAGAACCCGAAACAGCTGGCGATGAGACGCCCACAGAAACAGAAGACGCACCCGAGGTGGCGATGCTGGCACCCACAGTGCGCCCGCAACTCGGCACGCCCGCCGTATCGCTGACAGAGCGCGACAGCGCCGTGCGTATCCGCAGACCCGAAGCGGAAACGGCAGAGGGTGGCGGCGAAGAGGTTACAGTAATCAACGAAGACCGCAGCGCGCGGGGCAGCGACCTGCGCCCCATCGTGCAATTCGGCCAACGTTTTACCAATCCCGATGGCAAGCCGCTGATGGGGATTGTTCTGATCGACGATGGCACCAGCCCGACAACCGGTGCCTCCGGCATCGCAGCATTGCGCAGCTTTCCCTACAGCCTCAACATCGCAGTCGACAGCAGCCTGGCTGACGCGACCGAGCGTATGAAGCTCTACCGCGAAGCGGGATTTGAGGTGATGGCCATGGTCGATCTGCCCGGCGGTGCGCGTGCCTCTGACGTTGAGACGACCTTGGGCGTCACGCTGGCCCAGCTTGGCGAAGTCGTCGGCGTGCTGGAGGGACCGCAGGGCGGTTTACAAAGCTCTCGCGAAGTGTCGGATCAGGTTGCCGCCATTCTTGCGCAATCCGGTCACGGACTGGTGACACAGGACAAGGGTCTGAACACCATGCCCAAGCTCGCCCGCAAGGAAGGTGTTCCAGCCGACCCTGTCTTTCGTGACTTTGACAGCAAAGGCCAGACCGCCACTGTGATCCGCCGTTTTCTCGATCAGGCGGCCTTCAAAGCGGGTCAGGAAGGGGCTGTGATCATGTTGGGCCGTTTGCGCCCCGATACGATCTCGGCTTTGTTGTTGTGGGGTTTGCAGGACCGCGCAGGGCAGGTTGCCATCGCGCCGATTTCGGCAGTGCTGACGCGGGAAAACGCAGGTGGATAA
- the trpE gene encoding anthranilate synthase component I, with translation MALTPSFDDFAAGHAAGRNQIVYTRLAADLDTPVSLMIKLTGAAENAFVLESVTGGEVRGRYSIIGMKPDLIWRCRNETSAVNREARYDADAFVDVAGNPLDVLRDLIAESQIDLPEDLPQAAAGLFGYLGYDMIRLVEHLPDVNPDPLGLPDAVMLRPSVIAVLDGVKGEVTIVSPAWVSDGQTARAAYAQAAERVMDAVRDLERAMPGASRDLGDASEASEPVSNFTREGYKSAVEKAREYIVAGDIFQVVPSQRWAQQFPRPPFSLYRSLRRTNPSPFMFYFNFGGFHVVGASPEILVRVFGNEVTIRPIAGTRPRGATPEEDRALEVDLLGDEKELAEHLMLLDLGRNDVGRVAKIGTVRPTEEFIVERYSHVMHIVSNVVGELKEGCDALDAFFAGMPAGTVSGAPKVRAMEIIDELEPEKRGVYGGGVGYFSAGGDMDMCIALRTAVIKDETLYIQAGGGVVYDSDAEAEYMETVHKSGAIRRAAADAARFDGSGRN, from the coding sequence ATGGCTTTGACCCCCTCGTTTGACGACTTCGCCGCAGGCCATGCTGCGGGTCGCAACCAGATCGTTTATACCCGCCTCGCGGCTGATCTGGACACGCCTGTTTCCTTGATGATCAAGCTGACTGGTGCTGCGGAAAACGCCTTTGTTCTGGAATCCGTTACAGGCGGCGAGGTGCGCGGGCGCTATTCCATCATCGGTATGAAGCCCGATCTGATCTGGCGCTGCCGGAACGAGACGTCGGCCGTGAACCGCGAAGCCCGCTATGATGCTGATGCCTTTGTGGATGTGGCGGGCAATCCACTGGATGTGCTCCGCGATCTGATTGCTGAATCGCAGATTGACCTGCCCGAAGACTTGCCACAAGCCGCTGCCGGTCTGTTCGGCTATCTGGGCTATGACATGATCCGGCTGGTCGAGCATCTACCGGATGTGAACCCCGACCCGCTGGGCCTGCCGGATGCAGTTATGCTGCGTCCTTCGGTGATTGCCGTGCTCGACGGTGTGAAAGGCGAAGTTACCATCGTTTCCCCTGCATGGGTGTCGGACGGGCAAACCGCGCGGGCTGCCTATGCGCAAGCGGCTGAGCGTGTGATGGATGCGGTGCGCGATCTGGAACGTGCGATGCCGGGTGCCAGCCGTGATCTGGGCGACGCGTCGGAAGCCTCCGAGCCGGTGAGCAATTTCACTCGCGAAGGCTACAAATCCGCTGTTGAAAAGGCGCGTGAGTATATCGTGGCGGGCGACATATTTCAGGTTGTTCCGAGCCAGCGGTGGGCGCAACAGTTCCCGCGCCCGCCCTTCTCGCTTTACCGCTCGCTGCGCCGTACGAACCCATCGCCGTTTATGTTCTATTTCAACTTCGGCGGCTTTCATGTGGTGGGTGCATCGCCCGAAATCCTTGTGCGGGTCTTTGGCAACGAAGTGACCATCCGCCCGATTGCGGGCACTCGCCCGCGTGGAGCGACGCCGGAAGAGGACCGCGCGTTGGAGGTTGATCTGCTGGGCGACGAGAAAGAACTGGCAGAGCATTTGATGCTGCTGGATCTGGGCCGCAACGACGTGGGGCGCGTGGCCAAGATCGGCACGGTACGCCCGACCGAGGAATTCATCGTCGAGCGGTATAGCCACGTCATGCATATCGTGTCGAACGTTGTGGGCGAGTTAAAAGAAGGCTGCGACGCGCTTGATGCCTTCTTTGCCGGTATGCCCGCAGGCACCGTATCGGGTGCCCCCAAGGTCCGCGCGATGGAAATCATCGACGAACTTGAGCCGGAGAAGCGCGGCGTCTATGGCGGCGGTGTCGGATATTTCAGCGCGGGCGGCGATATGGACATGTGCATCGCGCTCAGGACAGCCGTCATCAAGGACGAAACGCTTTATATTCAGGCCGGTGGCGGTGTCGTCTATGACAGCGATGCAGAAGCTGAATACATGGAAACCGTGCATAAATCCGGCGCGATCCGGCGCGCGGCTGCGGATGCGGCCCGCTTTGACGGCTCTGGCCGGAACTGA
- a CDS encoding DUF192 domain-containing protein gives MGNGATVRHFTKRLSAGLLAFCALVPAVAAQTCDPQTVELRGDWGLARFTVEIADDPAEQAQGLMHRTEMPLGAGMYFVNAAPRTTSFWMRNTLIPLDMLFIDASGIVQHIHHNAIPLDESAIPGGDDILTVLEINGGLAARLGIEKGSEVRHPAHAAWSPVWPC, from the coding sequence ATGGGAAACGGTGCTACAGTCCGACATTTCACAAAACGACTAAGCGCGGGTCTTCTGGCCTTTTGCGCTTTGGTACCCGCTGTCGCGGCGCAAACCTGTGATCCGCAGACGGTAGAGCTGCGCGGAGACTGGGGTTTGGCGCGCTTCACTGTCGAAATCGCGGACGATCCGGCAGAGCAGGCGCAGGGGTTGATGCACCGCACTGAAATGCCTTTGGGTGCGGGCATGTACTTTGTAAACGCAGCCCCGCGCACCACCAGCTTTTGGATGCGCAACACGCTGATCCCGCTCGACATGCTCTTTATCGACGCAAGCGGGATCGTCCAACATATCCACCACAATGCGATTCCCCTGGACGAGTCAGCGATTCCCGGCGGTGATGACATATTGACGGTTCTCGAAATCAACGGTGGACTGGCTGCAAGACTGGGGATTGAGAAGGGAAGCGAGGTCCGCCATCCCGCTCATGCCGCGTGGTCACCGGTCTGGCCGTGCTGA
- the gpt gene encoding xanthine phosphoribosyltransferase, producing the protein MTDTRLPHEKGFHISWDQIHRDSRALAWRLDGKGPDDGAWRAVVAITRGGMAPAMIVARELDIRTVDTISVVSYHSGGGKADERREAKVLKSPDQEMMGDGTGILIVDDLVDSGKTLELVRTLYPKAHFATVYAKPEGEPQVDTFITGVSQDTWIFFPWDMALQYVEPYRGKD; encoded by the coding sequence ATGACCGACACCCGCCTGCCCCACGAAAAAGGTTTCCACATCTCATGGGATCAGATTCACCGTGACAGTCGGGCGCTTGCGTGGCGGCTGGATGGCAAGGGCCCCGATGATGGTGCGTGGCGTGCAGTTGTGGCAATCACACGCGGGGGCATGGCACCTGCGATGATTGTTGCGCGCGAACTAGACATTCGCACGGTCGATACGATCTCGGTTGTGTCCTATCATTCGGGCGGCGGCAAAGCCGATGAACGGCGCGAGGCGAAAGTGCTGAAGTCCCCTGACCAAGAGATGATGGGCGATGGCACCGGTATCCTGATCGTCGACGATCTGGTCGACAGCGGCAAAACACTGGAACTGGTTCGCACCCTCTATCCCAAGGCGCATTTTGCCACTGTTTACGCGAAGCCAGAAGGCGAACCGCAGGTGGACACCTTTATCACCGGCGTCAGTCAGGACACGTGGATTTTCTTCCCATGGGACATGGCCCTGCAATATGTAGAGCCGTATCGCGGCAAGGATTGA
- the pdxH gene encoding pyridoxamine 5'-phosphate oxidase yields the protein MAGRSGKFAGEDPFAIVREWMTEAEASEINDPNAIALSTVDSDGLPNARMVLLKDVEDDAFVFYTNYESQKAKELDQGGKAAFVMHWKSLRRQVRARGLITKEDGPQADEYYSSRSLKSRLGAWASKQSQPLSSRTALMAEVAKVTATKGTNPTRPPFWGGYRLTPLEIEFWADGDHRLHDRFQWRRASVDAGWDVQRLNP from the coding sequence ATGGCAGGTCGGTCTGGAAAATTTGCGGGCGAGGATCCGTTTGCGATTGTCCGCGAATGGATGACCGAGGCGGAAGCGTCTGAAATCAACGATCCCAATGCCATTGCGCTGTCCACTGTCGATTCGGACGGGCTTCCCAATGCCAGAATGGTATTGCTCAAGGATGTCGAAGACGACGCCTTTGTATTCTATACCAACTACGAAAGCCAAAAAGCGAAAGAGCTTGATCAGGGCGGCAAGGCTGCCTTTGTCATGCACTGGAAATCGCTACGCAGACAGGTGCGTGCGCGCGGTTTGATCACAAAAGAAGACGGGCCACAGGCGGATGAATATTACTCATCCCGGTCCCTCAAAAGCCGCCTTGGGGCTTGGGCCTCAAAGCAGTCGCAGCCGCTAAGCAGTCGCACGGCCCTTATGGCCGAGGTGGCAAAAGTTACGGCAACAAAGGGTACAAACCCGACCAGACCCCCGTTTTGGGGAGGCTATCGGTTGACGCCGCTAGAGATAGAGTTCTGGGCGGATGGGGATCACCGTTTGCACGACCGCTTTCAATGGCGGCGTGCATCTGTGGACGCCGGATGGGACGTGCAGCGGTTAAACCCGTAG
- a CDS encoding aminotransferase, translated as MILSRTAATFPPPVMEARRWLDGVTHPADRPLMNVSQAAPVDPPPQALRQAMADAALTHDDAHLYGPVLGMQTLREELASRTAAHYGGTVTADQVGITSGCNQAFAAAIAMLCGEGDEVILPTPWYFNHKMWLDMSGVQSVALPVEADMLPDPDRAAALITDRTRAIALVTPNNPTGAEYPDSLVQALFDLARSRGIALILDETYRDFDSRSGPPHALFQDPDWHDTLIHLYSFSKAYRLTGHRVGALVTSAARLAEVEKFLDTVAICPGQLGQHAALWGLQNLSQWLAGERDEILNRRAAITENLPRLQEHGWQLLGLGGYFAYMKHPFEISSAELAPQMVRDAGILCLPGTMFYPDGDARGAAQLRIAFANLDAAGIAQLFDRLAALPRG; from the coding sequence ATGATCCTCTCCCGCACCGCCGCCACCTTTCCACCCCCCGTGATGGAGGCCCGTCGCTGGCTTGACGGCGTGACGCATCCTGCGGACCGACCGCTTATGAATGTGTCGCAGGCCGCCCCGGTCGATCCACCGCCGCAAGCCTTGCGGCAGGCGATGGCAGATGCCGCGCTGACCCACGATGACGCGCATTTGTATGGGCCGGTTCTGGGCATGCAGACATTGCGCGAGGAACTTGCCAGTCGCACAGCAGCGCACTACGGCGGCACGGTCACTGCCGATCAGGTTGGGATCACGTCCGGCTGTAACCAGGCATTCGCTGCGGCCATCGCAATGTTGTGCGGTGAAGGGGATGAAGTCATTCTGCCAACGCCTTGGTATTTCAACCATAAGATGTGGTTGGATATGTCGGGCGTGCAGAGTGTGGCACTGCCTGTCGAGGCGGATATGCTGCCCGATCCGGATCGCGCTGCTGCATTGATCACGGACCGCACGCGTGCAATTGCGCTGGTCACGCCGAACAATCCGACAGGTGCCGAATATCCCGACAGTCTGGTGCAGGCACTTTTCGATCTGGCGCGCAGTCGTGGCATAGCGCTGATCTTGGACGAGACCTACCGCGACTTCGACAGCCGCAGCGGTCCTCCCCATGCGCTGTTTCAAGACCCCGACTGGCATGACACCCTCATCCATCTCTATTCCTTCTCCAAGGCCTACCGCCTGACGGGACACCGCGTGGGAGCTCTGGTCACAAGCGCGGCACGGCTGGCAGAGGTCGAAAAGTTTCTCGATACGGTTGCAATTTGTCCGGGCCAGCTTGGCCAGCATGCCGCGCTTTGGGGCTTGCAGAACCTGTCGCAGTGGCTTGCAGGCGAACGTGATGAAATCCTGAACCGCCGCGCCGCGATCACTGAAAATCTGCCGCGCCTGCAGGAGCACGGTTGGCAGCTTCTGGGTCTGGGCGGCTATTTTGCATATATGAAACACCCGTTCGAGATCAGCTCTGCGGAACTGGCACCTCAGATGGTCAGGGATGCAGGCATCCTTTGCCTGCCCGGCACAATGTTTTACCCCGATGGTGACGCAAGAGGCGCCGCGCAACTGCGGATTGCCTTTGCCAATCTGGATGCAGCGGGCATTGCACAGCTATTTGACCGTCTCGCCGCCTTGCCACGGGGCTAG
- a CDS encoding peptidylprolyl isomerase, giving the protein MAKRSGLGKSAMWVLMGLLILGLGGFGAVNLSGNIRTIGSVGTKSIPVDAYARQLQNEIRAIEQQTGQQLPFAQAQQIGLDRAVLQRLVRNRALDHENGVLGLSIGDEALREEILQISSFQGVNGEFDREGYRFALEQGGVTEAEFETSLREEAARTLLQGAILGGVRMPDAYAETLVNYVTEERSFTWSVLGEDALTTPLAGPSEDALQRYYDENTDDFMLPATKMITYTLLTPETLSDDVVVPEEELRAEYDARANTYNQPERRLVERLVFPDQETAEQAAAALEVDGTTFRALVEERGLDLADIDLGDVSRLELDAAGEAVFNAEVGTVVGPQASPLGPALFRVNGVLPAQSTSFEDAREELREELSLNRAVRAVEARAADLDDQLAGGATLEQLANETEMTLGSIAWTPETTEGIAAYVDFREAAQELNSGDFPKIEQLEDGSIFAMRLDEELAERPIPFEDAQEQVSAAWRSTQLVDALTAQATTLADSLSGDASFEAAGLDAIIETDLTRNAFVSDTPEGFMNEVFDMEVGDVTVLPNEDSVVILRLDAITPAGVDEDNAALLSQLSGQIDQALAQDLFTIYSDDVVRRAEPQIDQQALQAVHVNFP; this is encoded by the coding sequence ATGGCAAAACGCTCGGGGCTCGGAAAGAGCGCAATGTGGGTTCTTATGGGTCTGCTGATCCTCGGACTTGGCGGCTTTGGCGCGGTGAACCTATCGGGCAACATCCGCACCATCGGTTCTGTCGGGACCAAATCCATTCCCGTTGATGCCTACGCCCGTCAGTTGCAAAACGAAATTCGCGCGATCGAGCAGCAGACGGGGCAACAACTGCCCTTCGCCCAAGCGCAGCAGATCGGTCTGGACCGTGCCGTATTGCAGCGCCTGGTCCGCAATCGGGCGCTGGATCACGAGAATGGCGTTCTGGGTCTGTCCATCGGGGACGAAGCGCTGCGCGAGGAGATCCTGCAAATCAGCTCTTTTCAGGGCGTAAACGGTGAGTTCGACCGCGAAGGCTACCGCTTTGCATTGGAGCAAGGCGGCGTGACCGAGGCCGAGTTCGAGACATCCTTGCGCGAAGAAGCCGCCCGCACCCTGTTGCAAGGTGCCATTCTTGGCGGTGTCCGCATGCCTGACGCTTATGCAGAGACCCTTGTGAACTATGTCACCGAAGAGCGCAGCTTTACCTGGAGCGTGCTGGGCGAAGACGCTCTGACCACGCCTTTGGCAGGCCCGTCCGAGGATGCTTTGCAGCGGTACTATGATGAAAACACAGACGATTTCATGCTGCCTGCGACGAAGATGATTACCTACACCCTCCTGACGCCGGAAACGCTGAGCGACGATGTTGTAGTGCCGGAAGAAGAGCTGCGCGCCGAATATGATGCACGTGCAAACACATACAACCAGCCGGAGCGCCGTCTGGTCGAGCGTTTGGTGTTCCCCGACCAGGAAACCGCTGAACAGGCTGCTGCTGCGCTTGAGGTCGATGGCACAACATTCCGTGCGCTGGTCGAAGAGCGCGGGCTTGATCTGGCAGATATTGATCTGGGCGATGTCAGCCGTCTTGAGCTGGATGCCGCGGGAGAAGCGGTATTCAACGCGGAAGTCGGCACAGTTGTCGGGCCGCAGGCCAGTCCGCTTGGCCCTGCCCTGTTCCGCGTGAACGGCGTTTTGCCTGCGCAGTCCACCAGCTTTGAAGACGCCCGCGAGGAATTGCGCGAGGAGCTGTCGCTCAACCGTGCCGTACGTGCCGTTGAGGCCCGAGCGGCTGATCTGGACGACCAGCTTGCCGGTGGTGCCACACTTGAACAGTTGGCGAACGAGACAGAGATGACCCTTGGCAGCATCGCATGGACACCCGAGACAACAGAAGGCATTGCCGCCTATGTCGATTTCCGCGAGGCGGCCCAAGAGTTGAACAGCGGCGACTTCCCCAAGATCGAACAGCTTGAGGACGGTAGCATCTTTGCCATGCGTCTGGACGAGGAACTGGCAGAACGCCCGATCCCGTTCGAGGATGCCCAAGAGCAGGTCAGCGCCGCATGGCGTAGCACGCAACTGGTTGACGCGCTGACAGCGCAAGCAACGACGCTTGCTGACAGCCTGAGCGGTGATGCGTCTTTTGAGGCCGCAGGCCTGGATGCGATCATCGAGACGGACCTTACAAGGAACGCCTTTGTCAGCGACACGCCCGAAGGGTTCATGAACGAAGTTTTCGATATGGAAGTCGGTGACGTCACCGTGCTGCCTAACGAGGACAGTGTCGTGATCCTGCGCCTTGATGCAATCACACCTGCAGGTGTAGACGAAGACAACGCCGCCCTGCTTAGCCAGTTGAGCGGTCAGATCGATCAGGCGCTCGCGCAGGATTTGTTCACGATCTATTCAGATGATGTAGTTCGCCGCGCAGAGCCGCAGATTGACCAGCAGGCCTTGCAGGCTGTTCACGTCAACTTTCCGTAA
- a CDS encoding cold-shock protein — MAGAVKWFDPVKGFGFVVADEGGPDILLHINVLRNFGQSSIADGTSIELMVHETGRGVQAVQIVAIHPGESTQPAPLPDIAGLDQETLRAAPLEPARVKWFDKAKGFGFANVFGKPEDVFVHVEVLRQSGLSDLQPGEALALRVIQGKRGQMAGEVQAWETVLQSDISQND, encoded by the coding sequence ATCGCCGGTGCGGTAAAGTGGTTCGATCCGGTAAAAGGCTTCGGTTTTGTCGTTGCAGACGAAGGCGGGCCGGATATCTTGTTGCATATCAATGTCCTGCGCAACTTCGGGCAAAGCTCGATTGCTGACGGCACCTCGATTGAACTTATGGTTCACGAGACGGGCCGCGGCGTTCAGGCCGTTCAGATTGTCGCGATCCATCCAGGCGAAAGCACGCAACCCGCGCCTTTGCCCGATATTGCAGGGCTGGATCAGGAAACGCTGCGTGCGGCCCCGTTGGAGCCTGCCCGGGTCAAGTGGTTCGACAAAGCCAAAGGCTTCGGTTTTGCAAATGTCTTTGGCAAGCCAGAGGATGTCTTTGTTCATGTAGAAGTGTTGCGCCAGTCCGGCCTGTCTGATCTACAACCCGGAGAGGCGCTTGCGTTGCGGGTAATTCAGGGTAAGCGCGGGCAAATGGCCGGTGAGGTTCAGGCATGGGAAACGGTGCTACAGTCCGACATTTCACAAAACGACTAA
- the fabI gene encoding enoyl-ACP reductase FabI, whose translation MANDLMQGKRGLIMGLANDKSIAWGVARALADAGAELAFSYQGDALKKRVGPLAQQLGSDIVLPCDVGDEASIDALFDDLKERWESIDFVVHAIGFSDKNELRGRYVDTSRGNFAMSMDISVYSFTAVMQRAEKMMTPGASALTLTYYGAEKVMPHYNVMGVAKAALEASVKYLAEDLGKDGIRVNAISAGPIKTLAASGIGDFRYIMKWNEYNSPLRRNVTIEDVGKAALFLVSDLGSGTTGENLHVDAGYHVVGMKAVDAPDMSKD comes from the coding sequence ATGGCGAACGATCTGATGCAGGGCAAACGCGGGCTGATCATGGGTCTGGCCAATGACAAATCCATCGCATGGGGTGTCGCCCGTGCTTTGGCGGACGCGGGTGCGGAGCTTGCGTTTTCCTATCAGGGCGACGCCCTGAAAAAGCGGGTTGGCCCATTGGCCCAGCAGTTGGGCAGCGATATCGTCCTGCCCTGTGATGTCGGTGACGAGGCGTCGATTGACGCTCTTTTCGATGATCTTAAAGAACGCTGGGAGAGCATTGACTTTGTCGTTCACGCCATTGGATTTTCTGACAAAAACGAGCTTCGCGGCCGCTATGTCGATACCAGCCGTGGCAATTTTGCGATGTCGATGGATATCTCTGTCTACTCCTTTACCGCGGTCATGCAGCGCGCGGAAAAAATGATGACACCGGGTGCCAGCGCGCTGACACTCACCTATTACGGCGCGGAAAAAGTGATGCCGCATTATAATGTGATGGGTGTCGCCAAGGCAGCGCTTGAGGCATCGGTAAAGTACCTAGCCGAAGACCTCGGTAAGGATGGCATCCGTGTGAATGCGATCAGCGCCGGGCCGATCAAGACGCTGGCCGCCTCCGGTATCGGTGACTTCCGCTACATTATGAAGTGGAACGAGTATAACTCGCCCCTGCGCCGGAACGTGACGATTGAAGACGTGGGCAAAGCGGCTTTGTTTCTGGTTTCCGACCTGGGATCAGGGACCACGGGCGAGAACCTTCACGTCGATGCAGGCTATCACGTGGTAGGCATGAAGGCGGTTGATGCGCCTGACATGTCCAAAGACTAA